TATTTTTTGAAGATTTAATATTCCAATTAGACCAACAAGTCCCATTAAAATAACCAAACCTATGAATGCAATAAAAATCTTACTTTTTATCTTTAAATTCATATACCATCTCATAATCAAATTCCCCTCATTCTCATTTTATTCCCATATTTACCTAGTCAAAAAGATTTAAAGTTCCACACTTTTTATTTCTTCTATTTCATCTTCCTCTAATAATTTATGACAATCAATAAGAAGCCTAACTTCATTTTGAGTTTTACCAATACCCTTTATATATTTGTTTGCATTATCCTTATTAGAATTTATCTTAGGTGGTGGTGAAATATTACTTTCATCAATATTCACTACCTCTAAAACTCTGTCAATTATTAACCCAATATTAATATTTCCAATTTCAACTACTACGATGCAAGTTCTGTCATCATATTCTTTTGGTTCCTTCTTAAATCTTAGCCTTACATCCATAACTGGTATAATCTTTCCTCTAAGATTAATTACACCTTTAATATAATTAGGAAGTTCAGGAACCTCTGTAATTGGTTCAATACCTATAATTTCTGTCACATACTTAATGTCAATCCCATAACATTCATTCCCAATAGAGAATATTAAATACTTGTCTTTCTGAGTATCTTCCTCACTTTCAACTACTTTTTCCAATAAGTCTTCCATGCTTTGTCCTCCCATCCTTTTATCCAATGCCTAGATATTATTTAAAGATTTACAATTTCAGATACGTTTAATATTAAACTTATAGTAGCATCTCCAAGTAATGAGCAACCACTTACCCCCTTTACCTTCTTTATATAGTCTGGAAGAGCTTTAATAACTACTTGTTGTTCTCCTATAAGCTTATCTGCAAAAATACATTTAACTTTTCCTTGGTCTTCTACCATAATTACAATACCATCTTCGATATTTACAATGTCAGTTTCAACATTGTATAATTCATGAAGCCTTAATATTGAATAACATTCACCCCTTATAAGTATCATTTCCTTATTATCAAGGTCTTTAATTATATCTTCTTTTTTTATAATGAACGATTGTCTAATAGATGTTACAGGAATTGTAAATACAGTGTTACCAACTTTTATTGTCATACCATCAATTATTGCAAGAGTTAATGGTATTTTTATTGAAAACGTTGAACCTTGTCCTGGAACACTATCAACACTTACATTTCCTCTAATCTTTTCTATTTCTTTTACTACCACATCCATTCCAACTCCACGTCCAGAAAATTCTGTAACCTTATCCTTAGTTGAAAAACCTGGCAAGAAAATCATAGAATAAATTTCTTTATCGGTTAGTTCAGTATCTTTGACTTTCACTAAACCATTTTCTTTAGCTTTTTCTAATATTTTCTCTTTATTTAACCCCTTACCATCATCTTTAACAACAATCCAAACTTCTCCTCCTGTACTTTTTGCCTCAATTGTTACTTTAGCATTTAATGGTTTTCCACTATGTA
The window above is part of the Clostridium saccharoperbutylacetonicum N1-4(HMT) genome. Proteins encoded here:
- a CDS encoding chemotaxis protein CheW → MEDLLEKVVESEEDTQKDKYLIFSIGNECYGIDIKYVTEIIGIEPITEVPELPNYIKGVINLRGKIIPVMDVRLRFKKEPKEYDDRTCIVVVEIGNINIGLIIDRVLEVVNIDESNISPPPKINSNKDNANKYIKGIGKTQNEVRLLIDCHKLLEEDEIEEIKSVEL